The nucleotide window TAGAAAGAGAAATCGACTCACTGATACATTGGGACAAGATGGATTACTGCTCTGCTAGTAGTCCTATacataacaaaataatgaaatcataacaTTTAGAGAGAAACTCCTTAGGGCGTCCAATTTGTTTCCAGCAGTCATGACATATTGTTGTTTGTTTAAAAGGGCTTGCAGTAGGCAGTTTTCTGGATGCATTTGGCATAGCATACTGGCGATCTCATAAGTTAACTTATGGTCAGTTCTAGAGAGGAAAGAAGTTAGGGTTGGATGTATTGATGTCATTTAAGCTTTGGTATGAAGCACTTTTAACTTTATTAAATTGATAGACCATAGGGGAATACAAGACACTGCTCCATAATGTTTGTGATCCTTAGACAATATGAGCTAATGCTTAATAGATGAAGCTAGGGAAGGAATCAACTTTAGACCAAAGTAACAGCCACTTGAAAGTTGAAAGTAGAAAATTAACGCTGTGGAAATGGAACTATATACCCTGAAATCTAGACTTATaacaaaaagaaagaggaaagcAGTAATAGCATATTGAAGACAGATAAATTTCTTAAAAGCTAGTAACTTTGGTATGTGGAGTCGATTGTTCCGAGAAATGAAGAATAAGAGATATAGGCCAGTATGATTCCTATATGGGTCTGGAGGTATGTGGTATCAGTTTTGTGATTGGGGATGTGATGCTTCGTAATGACATCAAAGGGAAGTTTGATGAAGTGGCTGTAGTAATACTGGATATAAAATATTTCCTACATAATAATTGTCATCTACTGCCAAAAAAGACCACTAGTAAGCAAGCTTGCTGAAATGAGGACATTAAGATAGACATGTGATGAAATAGAAAAGAAAGCAATAACAAGCTAATGAATGGAAGAAATGGTGAAGATGAACCTAGCTAGAGAAGATAAAACAAACTGAGACGGTCTTAACACACTTTAAAGACACTGAACAATGCACCTATGAAAAAGAGTTATGCTTAACTAACAGGGAGAAGAGGTGAAGAAGACTATGACGAGGAATAACATGGAACAAGCGAGAAAGGCTTGGCGCTGAACGTGAACTGAGGAGAATAAAATGCTAGCAGTCCCAGTAATAGGGTAATGCAGATGTCACCTATTTGTGAATGGCTTTTTCCTGTAAATTACTTGATTTTTAAAGCTAAGATATGCTTAAATATGATTTTCTTACACTAAAACAATCAAAACATGTTCAATGTAAACTAAAGGTTGGGTTCCCCTTCATCCTGGTTGTATtcgcactctctctctctctctctctctctctctctctatctatctcactctctctctctctctctctctctcataatGTAActgctttctttttgtaatagtTAATTAACTGGGGATTATTGTATAAGTTAATTAACTGGGGATTTTTCTGTTTTGCAGCTTTGCGTTTTGATATTTATCGGAACTAATGGTGAGACATACTTCAATACAGGAGCCTTAGTTTCCTGTGTTCAGAATTTTCCTAAAAACCGTGGTCCAATAGTGGGGATACTTAAAGGATTTGCTGGGCTAAGTGGTGCAATTTTGACACAAGTTTATGCTATGTTCAATTTTCCCGATCAAGCCTCCCTTGTTTTCATGGTTGCTGTTGGGCCATCAATTGTAATTACTGCTGTGATGTTCTTGGTTAGACCTGTAGGTGGTCACAAACAAGTTAGACCTTCGGATCATTCGAGCTTCCTATTTACCTACAGCATTTGTGTTATCCTTGCATCTTATCTGTTGGCAGTTTTGCTTCTACAGGATTTAAGCAGTTTAAATGAGAATGTGATAACCTTATTGACAATCGTCTTACTTATTTTAATAGTGCTTCCAGTTATCATTCCTGTTTTATTGGTTTTCTTCTCTGGACCAAGACCGGTTTTAGAGGAGAGCCTTCTTCCTGAACCAGAGAAACAAGAATCCTCTAGAATGGGGAGTTTCATTCTCAGTGAGGTGGAAGATGAAAAGTCTACTGACGTAGACACACTCCCACCATCGGAAAGACAAAAGAGAATTGCGCACTTGCAAGCTAAACTATTCCAAGCAGCAGCAGACGGAGCAGTCAGAGTCAAGCGGAGAAAAGGTCCACGCAGAGGGGAGGATTTCACTTTATCTCAGGCTCTAGTGAAGGCagacttttggcttatttttatcTCCCTAGTTCTAGCATCTGGTTCTGGTTTGACGGTGATTGATAATCTGGGTCAGATGTCTCAGTCATTAGGCTATGCCAACACCCATATATTTGTTTCAATGATTAGCATTTGGAACTTTCTTGGCCGTATTGCTGGTGGATACTTCTCTGAGAATATAGTAAAGTATGTTTCCAAGTTCCCAAGCACTAATACAGCTCTTGCTTTaattgaagcatttttttttctgatgttttaacttgttttaaaatgattaTCAGACACTATGCATACCCAAGACCAGTGGCAATGGCTGTAGTTCAAGTTGTTATGGCATTTGCTCTGTTCTTCTATGCTATGGGTTGGCCTGGTTCAATATATGTAGTCTCTGTGGTGATAGGACTCTGCTATGGAGCACACTGGGCAATTGTACCAGCTGCAGTCTCGgaactttttggattgaaaaGCTTCGGTGCATTGTATAACTTCCTTACATTGGCTAGTCCGGCCGGCTCTCTGATCTTTTCTGGTGTTATTGCTAGTGGTATATATGACTATCAGGCAAAGCAGCAACATGAACATCGGGTTCAAGGTTCAGGACTGGGGCTAGGAGTGCCTCTCATTAAGGATGACTATCTTACTTGTTATGGTTCCATATGTTATTCACTCACAATGGGCATCATGTCAGGACTCTGTATCATTGCATTTATCTTGAGTTTGATTGTTGTGCATCGAACGAAGAGGGTTTATGCACAAATCTATGGCAAGCCTCAAGCTTGAAAGATATTCAGCCAAAGATACTCTGCAGTCTATAGCATTCAAAAATATCCTGATTCCTTGGCAGATTGCTCAGGTGTTTTCAAGAAAGGAGAAGCAGCACACATTTAATCTGCTCTCGCGGCTCAGAAACCGAAGCATTTGTCATGTCTCTTTGTTCATAAACTATGGTACAGTGTTCTCGACAAACACAATATTTAGATTGCCAGTGAAACATATTATTCTCAGACTTGTAATTCAGTCTATGAAGGGTTTGAAACATAAGTGTGTTCATAATATGGGAGGTTGTTTTTGTTTTGCTGGAGATGCCAGTCATTTGTAATTCTTGATCATATCATGATCATTATTTGTAGTACATTATTAAATTTTGAAGAAATGGAGaatgcttttgttccttctctTCCTTATCAAGTCTTGTCTGATTCTTTCATTTCTCAGTGAATGTAAAGAGATAATAGCTTTTCACATTCAGCAGTGTAGGAGGTTTTGCAAAAAGACAATAGTTTGTCGGTCTGGTGATCACACAGACTGGAAAGGATCAGATAAAGACAACAAGTTGTAACTGATAGTTTCAATCCAAGTTTTGTTTTTTAGGCAGTATCTGACTGAAAATTCTGTCTAATCATGAATGACTATACACATGATTACAGAGAACACTGGTTTTCACTCTGATACAATGTTTCTTAAAGCTTAGGTTAATCATAATTCAGACAGAGTTCATGTTTTCTGCAGCATTGCATTCTAAGACCTTAAACCTGTAGTGCAAAAGCATTTAAATAACACAACCCTTTTCTGCAATAGCAAACAATGGCTAAATCATACATCAGTCAATAAACTTTTCA belongs to Nicotiana tabacum cultivar K326 chromosome 6, ASM71507v2, whole genome shotgun sequence and includes:
- the LOC107813852 gene encoding protein NUCLEAR FUSION DEFECTIVE 4-like gives rise to the protein MVQFSEKFKSFLNDRWLVFVASMWVMSCSGIGYLFGSISPVIKSGMGYNQRQIAMLGVAKDLGDAIGFLAGILSEILPIWAVLFIGVIQNFVGYGLVWLIVAHKLPALPLWVLCVLIFIGTNGETYFNTGALVSCVQNFPKNRGPIVGILKGFAGLSGAILTQVYAMFNFPDQASLVFMVAVGPSIVITAVMFLVRPVGGHKQVRPSDHSSFLFTYSICVILASYLLAVLLLQDLSSLNENVITLLTIVLLILIVLPVIIPVLLVFFSGPRPVLEESLLPEPEKQESSRMGSFILSEVEDEKSTDVDTLPPSERQKRIAHLQAKLFQAAADGAVRVKRRKGPRRGEDFTLSQALVKADFWLIFISLVLASGSGLTVIDNLGQMSQSLGYANTHIFVSMISIWNFLGRIAGGYFSENIVKHYAYPRPVAMAVVQVVMAFALFFYAMGWPGSIYVVSVVIGLCYGAHWAIVPAAVSELFGLKSFGALYNFLTLASPAGSLIFSGVIASGIYDYQAKQQHEHRVQGSGLGLGVPLIKDDYLTCYGSICYSLTMGIMSGLCIIAFILSLIVVHRTKRVYAQIYGKPQA